Proteins encoded by one window of Brevibacterium atlanticum:
- a CDS encoding FAD-binding oxidoreductase produces the protein MDVVSSLTSALPDAAVITDPDSMDAYRWDRANDPDAGVPAAVVRVTSTEEVQTVVRIAAEAKVPIVPRGAGSGLSGGSSAINGGIVLSLDRMREITIDPITRMATVQPGAFNAEVKAAAAEHGLWYPPDPSSFEFCSIGGNIATNAGGLCCVKYGVTTDYVLGMTVVLADGRAVKLGGPRLKDVAGLPLTKLFVGSEGTLGVITEVTLRLIPAQLPPTTVVAMFPKLADATQAVLDIAKAMRPSMLEFMDKPSINAVEDELKMGLDREAEGMLVIQSDEPGEHSGVQAAVIEEICTLNAASECYLTTDPEEGEAFVTARRIAIPAVEKKGALLLEDVGVPLPKLGDLVLGIEKISADRGVTIAVIAHAGDGNTHPLLVLDPKDEEQQKRAQIAYGEVMDLATGLGGTITGEHGVGRLKAPWLAPYLGEDVMELNHRIKRALDPDNIFNPGAVYTGLV, from the coding sequence ATGCGGCGGTCATCACCGATCCCGATTCGATGGACGCCTACCGCTGGGACCGCGCGAACGACCCGGATGCCGGGGTGCCTGCCGCGGTCGTCCGCGTCACCTCCACCGAGGAGGTGCAGACGGTCGTGCGGATCGCCGCCGAAGCGAAGGTCCCGATCGTGCCCCGCGGGGCCGGCTCGGGGCTGTCGGGCGGCAGCTCGGCGATCAACGGCGGCATCGTGCTCTCACTCGACCGGATGCGCGAGATCACCATCGACCCCATCACCCGTATGGCCACCGTCCAGCCGGGCGCCTTCAACGCCGAGGTCAAGGCCGCGGCGGCCGAACACGGCCTGTGGTACCCGCCTGACCCGTCGTCCTTCGAGTTCTGCTCGATCGGCGGCAACATCGCCACGAACGCCGGCGGCCTGTGCTGCGTGAAATACGGTGTGACCACGGACTATGTGCTCGGTATGACCGTCGTCCTCGCCGACGGCCGGGCCGTGAAGCTCGGCGGACCGAGGCTCAAGGACGTCGCCGGACTGCCCCTGACGAAGCTCTTCGTCGGCTCCGAGGGGACACTGGGCGTCATCACCGAGGTGACCCTGCGCCTCATCCCCGCCCAGCTGCCCCCGACGACTGTGGTCGCGATGTTCCCGAAACTCGCCGATGCCACGCAGGCCGTCCTCGACATCGCGAAGGCCATGCGACCATCGATGCTCGAGTTCATGGACAAGCCCTCGATCAACGCCGTCGAGGACGAGCTGAAGATGGGACTCGACCGTGAGGCCGAGGGCATGCTCGTCATCCAGTCCGACGAACCCGGTGAGCATTCGGGCGTGCAGGCGGCCGTGATCGAGGAGATCTGTACGCTCAATGCCGCCTCGGAGTGCTATCTCACCACCGACCCCGAGGAGGGCGAAGCCTTCGTCACCGCCCGACGGATCGCGATCCCCGCCGTGGAGAAGAAGGGCGCGCTGCTGCTCGAGGACGTCGGAGTGCCGCTGCCGAAGCTCGGGGACCTGGTGCTCGGCATCGAGAAGATCTCCGCCGACCGCGGTGTGACGATCGCGGTCATCGCTCACGCCGGTGACGGCAATACCCACCCGCTGCTCGTCCTCGATCCGAAGGATGAGGAGCAGCAGAAGCGCGCGCAGATCGCCTACGGCGAGGTGATGGATCTGGCCACCGGGCTCGGCGGGACGATCACCGGCGAGCACGGGGTCGGCCGGCTCAAGGCACCGTGGCTGGCGCCCTACCTCGGCGAGGACGTCATGGAACTCAACCACCGGATCAAGCGGGCACTCGACCCGGACAACATCTTCAACCCGGGAGCTGTCTACACCGGCCTGGTGTGA